The proteins below come from a single Branchiostoma floridae strain S238N-H82 chromosome 5, Bfl_VNyyK, whole genome shotgun sequence genomic window:
- the LOC118415210 gene encoding uncharacterized protein LOC118415210, which translates to MAAKQPVTILVPFCYRAVDYSTTENLLCTYEGIPVEKVIFSYLEEGESLLEYFYRLKEVVIDNDVDVVLALSDMATLVQSALVREFPSRLEGPSVESSFLAFHKVYTRQCLDPDTDPSTHGVLDLDSKTLLEDADVLFKRLKLPAFAKVPCGDASLGVWKISSSGQLTDVLGAVGRLNEMHYSQNEHISSAAFMRDFLQKVLDVNHYPMVLRDTITVEPYIDAPAKVCVEGCVYNKEILHWAISDSLHWPGRDIPFRGSSMPSTLSDTIQRRLWGGFDKVVGRMVDHGFNNQFVHVEYFILADGQIKLIEVNARMSPNLSGLYAACLSGRVQLQVLLGLCCGVRPALPAPTGRAAFNLPLQVHDNYTGKVRDMVNLSEVEILKGDSGIKFIWLMSLDDEFLPCNTLFANLWTYGTTPDDAKKKYREVTRRLVKKPEHLKFNFLN; encoded by the exons ATGGCCGCCAAACAACCCGTCACCATTCTCGTGCCGTTCTGTTACAGGGCTGTAGACTACAGCACGACAGAAAACCTGCTCTGTACGTATGAGGGGATCCCCGTGGAGAAAGTCATCTTCAGCTATCTAGAGGAGGGTGAAAGTCTCTTGGAGTACTTCTACCGACTGAAAGAA GTTGTTATCGACAATGACGTGGATGTAGTTCTGGCACTCTCCGACATGGCTACGCTCGTGCAGTCGGCTCTGGTACGAGAATTCCCGAGTAGACTCGAAGGGCCGAGTGTGGAGTCGTCGTTCCTCGCCTTTCACAAGGTCTACACCAGGCAGTGTCTGGACCCGGACACCGATCCTTCGACTCACGGCGTCTTGGACTTGGACTCAAAGACCCTCCTTGAAGATGCTGATGTTCTATTCAAGAGGCTGAAACTTCCTGCCTTTGCAAAG GTTCCTTGCGGAGATGCCTCCCTGGGGGTTTGGAAGATCAGCAGCTCCGGTCAGCTGACTGATGTCCTGGGAGCGGTGGGACGTTTGAACGAAATGCACTACTCTCAG AACGAACACATCAGCAGCGCCGCGTTCATGCGCGACTTCCTACAGAAGGTGCTGGATGTGAACCACTACCCCATGGTTCTGAGGGACACCATTACAGTGGAGCCGTACATAGATGCACCAGCAAAG GTGTGTGTGGAGGGATGTGTCTACAACAAAGAGATCCTCCACTGGGCCATCTCTGACAGCCTCCACTGGCCGGGACGGGACATCCCCTTCCGGGGAAGCTCCATGCCCTCTACCCTTTCAG ATACGATCCAGAGGCGACTGTGGGGCGGATTTGACAAAGTAGTGGGCAGGATGGTGGACCACGGCTTCAACAACCAGTTCGTTCACGTGGAGTACTTCATCCTGGCCGACGGACAG ATCAAGCTGATTGAGGTGAATGCCCGGATGTCCCCGAATTTGAGCGGCCTGTACGCGGCCTGCCTGTCGGGACGGGTGCAGCTACAGGTGCTCCTCGGGCTGTGCTGCGGGGTCCGTCCCGCCCTGCCTGCACCCACGGGCCGGGCCGCTTTCAACCTGCCTCTCCAAGTCCACGACAACTACACGGGGAAGGTCCGAGACATGGTCAACCTCTCCGAGGTAGAGATCTTAAAGGGAGACTCGGGCATCAAGTTTATTTGGCTCATGTCTTTGGATGATGAGTTTCTCCCTTGTAATACGCTGTTTGCGAATCTTTGGACGTACGGAACGACGCCTGACGACGCCAAGAAGAAATACAGGGAAGTGACACGGCGACTGGTGAAGAAACCGGAGCACTTGAAATTTAACTTCCTTAATTAG
- the LOC118416524 gene encoding zinc transporter ZIP3-like — protein MDLITVQVLTLLGLLVSCLGFSLVPLLLAWKASRPSAISNRLSRFRFLGKVNSFVGGVLFATVFLHLVPEMREDLEASMRAHGFVTDYPMAELVTCVGFFIVQVVETLTSLCSPRGQSPSQDVGRDRQTDGTVGGEDTTSPSEPIQMDNRTTENPSAQGTGSEDTYSRLVESSDNAPSPGGRCVLHTLVLLIALSVHATLEGIALGVQTVQSSLLWLFFVVVVHKSILALSLGMNVATGNLSLPYKVVTCVVFSVSGPVGQGIGLLVTDADGGGLVTSILQGLAAGTLLNVTFMEVLSKELKKSDKLGILCAIIGFALLAGLTALPEGK, from the coding sequence ATGGACCTGATTACCGTGCAAGTTCTGACCCTCCTCGGACTTCTAGTCTCATGTTTGGGGTTCTCCTTGGTCCCCCTGCTTCTGGCATGGAAGGCATCCAGGCCGTCAGCAATAAGCAACCGGCTGAGCCGGTTCCGCTTTCTTGGCAAGGTGAACAGCTTCGTGGGGGGAGTTTTATTCGCGACCGTGTTTCTTCACTTGGTTCCAGAAATGAGGGAGGACCTAGAGGCCAGTATGCGGGCGCACGGGTTCGTTACGGACTACCCCATGGCCGAACTGGTGACGTGTGTTGGGTTTTTCATAGTTCAGGTGGTGGAGACTTTAACAAGTCTTTGTTCGCCTCGTGGTCAGAGTCCGTCCCAAGATGTGGGTCGGGACCGACAAACGGACGGTACAGTCGGTGGGGAGGACACAACAAGTCCATCGGAACCCATCCAAATGGACAACAGGACAACCGAGAATCCGTCAGCACAAGGGACTGGGTCAGAAGACACGTACAGCCGACTTGTCGAGTCAAGTGACAATGCACCGAGCCCGGGGGGAAGATGCGTGCTTCACACACTCGTGCTCCTTATCGCTTTAAGCGTCCACGCCACGTTGGAGGGGATCGCACTGGGTGTCCAAACCGTACAGTCGTCTCTTCTGTGGCTTTTCTTCGTAGTCGTCGTTCACAAGAGCATCTTAGCCCTCAGTCTGGGGATGAACGTCGCAACCGGTAACCTGTCGCTGCCTTACAAAGTCGTCACCTGCGTGGTCTTTAGTGTGTCAGGTCCTGTAGGACAGGGTATCGGTCTCCTGGTGACCGACGCGGACGGCGGCGGTCTCGTCACCAGCATTCTGCAGGGGTTGGCGGCGGGAACTCTGCTAAATGTCACCTTCATGGAGGTTCTCTCCAAAGAACTGAAAAAAAGTGACAAGCTGGGTATACTGTGTGCCATCATCGGGTTCGCTCTCCTCGCGGGATTGACTGCTTTGCCGGAGGGAAAATAA